The Alcaligenes aquatilis genome contains the following window.
CAGGCTGTCGCTAGCCTGCAACGAGTCGGGCAGCACGACATCAGGCAGGTAGGCAGGGTTACGATGCTCCTGCCCGATAGCTTGTGCTGTTGCTGCCTTGCGCGCCCACACCATCGTGGGAGCCTGGGTGCTGGCCAGGGCGGCCAGTGCCGTTCCCCAACTGCCGGCGCCCAGGACTGCGACACGAACAGGAGTGTGCGCGCTTGACATCATCAGGCCTGCAAAGGCTGGCCGTCAGCTTGGTCGGCACCTTGTTGCTGCGCCAGGCGCTGCTCGTACAGGGACTGGAAGTTCACTTCAGTCAGGTGCAGGGCAGGCAGGGAAGTGCGGTTGATGGCGTCAGCCATGGCAGCGCGCAAGTAGGGGTACAGCATGGTGGGGCACACAATGCCCAGCAAGGGTTCGAGCTGTTCTTCAGGAATGTTGGCAGCTTCGAAGATACCGGCTTGGGTGGCTTCCACCAGGTACATGACCTTGTCGCCAATGCGAGTGGTCACCGTAGCGGTGACGGTGCTTTCGTAGACTGTGTCAGCCAGACGTTGGCCACCCACATTGATGGACACTTCCACGGAAGGGGCCTCTTGCTCCAGAAAGATCTGGGGCGCATTGGGCATTTCGATGGACAGGTCTTTGATGTAGGTGCGCTGCAGGCTGAAGCTGGGTTGTTGAGCTTCTTGTTCAGCGGCTGGGGTGTTCTGGTCGGCCATGGGTGATCCTATGGGGTAAAAAAATTGTTAGAAAAAAAATCAGGCAGCCAGCAGAGGCAGCAGGCCACCTTCGCGGTCCAAAGCGGCCAGATCATCGTAGCCACCTACATGGGTGTCGCCAATGTAGATTTGGGGAACGGTACGCCGACCGGTGCGCTCCATCATGAGAGCGCGCTGTTCGGGTTCACGATCAATCATGATTTTATTGATTTCAGTGACGCCGCGTTGCTTGAGCAGCATTTCAGCGCGCACACAATAAGGGCACACCATTGTGGAGTACATCGTGACTTTTGCCATGAGAGCCTCGTAGAAGGGGGAGCTTACGATTTTTTGACGGGCAGACTGGACTGCAGCCAGCCTTGGATGCCGCCTTGCAGTGTGTAGGCTTCGGTGATGCCGTGCTTGCGCAGGACGGCCACGCTGCGCGGGGCGCTGCGCCCGGTATCGCACACCAGAATGACGGGCTTGTCTTTGGGCAGCGTGCCGGCCTTGGCGTCAAGGTCAGCCGCAGGAATGTTGCGAGATTGTGCAATTGCCCCGGCCTTGAACTGATCGGCACTGCGCAGATCAATCAAAATGGCGTCTTTCTGGTTTACCATTTGTACCGCTTCCGAGCTTGAAACTGCGCGTCCCGCACGGCCTTTGAAAAAGCTGGGTATTAACAGCATAATGCCGGCAAGCACCGCAATTGCTAAAATTAGAAGATTGTTCTGACTTAAGATGAAGTCCACGTTAAATCCTGTTGATTACCAAGAAAAGCAAGAAAAAAGGGCAAGATCACACGATTATAGAGTGGCGCCAATTTTTCAACCTCGAGGCTGTTTTTACCATGTATAAACTTGTACTGATGCGGCACGGCGAAAGCCAGTGGAACCTGGAGAACCGGTTTACTGGCTGGACCGATGTCGATCTTACCGAAACCGGGCGTCAACAGGCAAAGCAGGCCGGTGAACTGCTTAAAGAAAACGGTTTTGAGTTCGACCTGGCTTTCGCTTCGGTCCTCAAGCGCGCTATCCGTACCTTGTGGATCGCCCTGGATTCGATGGACGCCATGCACACCCCCGTGGGTTTGAGCTGGCGCCTGAACGAACGCCATTATGGTGCTTTACAAGGCTTAAATAAAGCCGAAACCGCACAAAAGTACGGAGAGGATCAAGTCTTGGTCTGGCGTCGTGCTTACGCGATTGCTCCTGATCCAGTGGCTGAGGACGATCCACGCAACCCGCGTTTTGATGCCCGCTACGCCCGTGTACCCGCCGATCAACTGCCGCGCACCGAGTGTCTGCAAGACACCGTGGCCCGCGTCGTTCCTTTCTGGGAGGAGTCCATCGCTCCTGCTATTCGCTCCGGCCGGCGCGTTTTGGTCACGGCTCACGGCAACAGCCTGCGCGCGCTGATCAAGCATCTGGATGGAATCTCCGACGAGGATATCGTTCATCTGAACATTCCTACCGGCCAACCTCTGGTGTACGAGCTGGATGAAAACTTGCGTCCGATCCGTCATTACTACCTGGGCGACCAGGAAGCGATTGCGGCTCAGATGCAAGCCGTTGCCAATCAGGGCAAGGCGCAGTAAATAATGTGGCGCTACAGCGTCTGCCTGTTGCTGGCAGCCTGGGCCTTACCGGCCCTGGCTGCGGATCCGGACTTGGCTGCCCGTCAGGCCCAGGCTCAAAAGCAGCAGGCAGAGCTGCGCCAGAAAATTGAATCGCTGCGTAAGTCGATCGACACCCGCGAAAGCTCGCGTCGTGATGCTGCCAATGCCTTGCGCGAATCCGAGCAGGCTATTTCCGATATCGACCGCACGTTGGCTCAGATCGAGCAGCGGCAAGAGCAATTGCACCAGCAACTGGGCACACTGGGCAAACAAATCAGCGAACAGCAAGTGATCAAAGAGCAACGTCAGCAGGAGCTGGCCGAGCAATTGCGCGCGCAATATGCCAACGGCGTCTCGCCTTGGTCCGCCCTGCTGTCGGGCGATGATCCCAACGCCATTAACCGCGAACTGCATTATCTGGGTTATGTCTCGCGTCAGCAGACTGAACAGGTTCATAAGGTACGCCGCACCGTAGAGCGCCTGGACCGCTTGCAGACCCAGGTTGCGGCGCGTGAAAAAGAGCAGGAAAAGCTGGCCACAGAAGCCGCTGCCCAAAAGGTGGCCTTAGAAGAGCAGAAAGAAAAACGGGCCAAGGTGGTGGCTGATATCAGCGCTGAACTGGAACGGCAGCGTGGTCAGGCTGCGAATCTGCAAAGTAATGACAAACGGCTGGGGGATTTGATCTCCGGTCTGGAAACTGAAATTGCGCGACAGGCTGAGTTGGCCCGTCGCGCTGAAGAACAACGCCGACGTGAAGCCGCGCGCCGTGCAGAACAAGCGCGTAAAGCCGAGCTGGCACGTCAGCAAGAGTTGCAGCGCAAAGCCCAGCAAGAGCAGGCTGACCGTGAACAGGCGCGCCTGGAACGCGAGCGGGAGTTGTTGGAGCGGGCTCGGGCCACACAACCGCCTCTGCCTGCGGCCTTGCCACGCAGCAAACCGGAACCTGCCGAGCCACAACAGCCAGAACCCGTCATTCCGCGGCCACCGCTGACCTATACGCCGCCAACTGCGAACGAGCGTTTATGGTCAGATAGTCTGGATGCTTCGTCCGAGCCTAGTGAACCGATCAGCAAACCGGTCGCCCCAAAAGTGCGTGAAGTTCAGGTCGTTGAAGAGCCTGCCGAGCAGGTTTCTGCCCCAGCTTTGGAACCAGAAGGTGGCTTCCAGGGTCTGAAACGTGGTTTGCCTTATCCGGTACGTGGTGAAATGCAAGGCAAGTTCGGGGCAGAGCGCCCCGATGGTGGCGTTTGGCGCGGCGTTGTGTTGCGCGCACAGGCAGGCACCACCGTTCGTGCGGTGGCCCCGGGCCGTGTGGTCTTTGCCAACTGGATGACCGGCTTTGGTAATTTGCTGATTATCGATCATGGTCGTGATTACTTAAGCGTCTATGCCTATAACCAGAGCACGCTTAAGCAAGTAGGCGATATTGTGGGACGTGGAGAGCCTGTTGCGCGGGTGGGAGCCACTGGCGGGCAGGTTGAACCCGGCCTGTACTTTGAGTTGCGCCATCAAGGCAAGCCCATTAATCCGCAGGTTTGGCTGGGTTCCTGAGCCGCTTTTTTTTCTGGCGTTTACTTTTGCTCGCATTTGTTGCGCCGGGTAGCGACTCCAGCCCAGTTCACGCTGGTCGCCACTTTACGCTACTCTTATAATGCATGGTCGGGTCAGCTCCGGGAGGTGGCCCCGTCTTGAATCTGAAAATAATGGGAATGTGCATGAGCACTCGAAGGATTGGCAGCATTGGTCTAGTGGCAGCAGGTGCTGTGGGCGGTATTTTGATCAGCCTGGGCATTACTGCGGTCGCTCAACGCGGCGAGCCATTGCCTTTGCGCGAACTGCAGCAGTTCGCCAATGTGTTCGCTGCCATCAAGAACACGTATGTGGAGCCTTTGACGGATCAGACCTTGGTCAATAACGCAATCAAAGGTTTGTTTACCGATCTGGATCCCCACTCGGCCTATCTGGATGCCGATGCTTTCAAGGAAATGGAAGCCATGACTCAAGGCGGCTTTGGCGGCCTGGGCATTGAGATTGGCAGCGAGGACGGGATGCCCAAAGTCATCTCGCCTATTGAGGATACGCCTGCCGCGCGCGCCGGTATTCTGGCGGGCGACATCATTACGCACATCAATGGCAAACCCACCAAGGATTTGAGCCTGAACGATGCCGTCAAACAGATGCGTGGTGAGCCGAAAACATCGATCAAGCTGACGATACGCCGTGCTGGCCGCGACAAGCCATTGGAATTCAACCTGGTGCGCGATGTCATCAAGGTGCGCAGCGTGCGCTCCAAGATGTTGGCTGATGACGTAGCCTACGTGCGCATTGCCCAGTTCCAGGAACGCACGGCTGCGGATCTGATCAAGCAATTGTCCGAAGTCCACAAAGGCCCGGGCGCACCGAAAGGCTTGGTAATTGATCTGCGTAACGACCCCGGTGGTTTGCTGGAAAGCGCCATTGGCGTGTCTTCCGCCTTCCTGGACTCGGGAGACCTGGTGGTGTCGACCAAGGGTCGCATTCCTTCGTCCAATCGCGAGTATTACGTTAAATCCATGCAATCCGTACTGGGCGAGCTGGATACGGACGCCGATGTTCTGAAGAAGCTGGATTGGCTCAAGAACGTGCCGATTGTGGTTCTGGTGAACGTAGGTTCGGCCTCGGCATCGGAAATTGTGGCCGGGGCGTTGCAAGACCACAAACGCGCCACCATTATTGGTAACCGCACCTTCGGCAAGGGCTCGGTGCAAAGTGTTGTTCCTCTGTCCGAGGAGTCGGGCCTGAAACTGACGACTGCCCTGTACTACACGCCTAACGGCACGTCCATTCAGGTAACGGGCGTACAGCCAGATGTGGTGGTGGACGATACCGCTCAGGGTAATTTGTTCCGTCTGCCGCGTGAAGTGGACTTGAAGCGCCACCTGCTCAACAGCAAGGTGGACGAAAGCGCCGAAGCAGATCAGCCTGATCTGGGCATGAGCCCAGAGTTCAAAATGTTTGAATTTGGCGGTGACGACGACTTCCAGTTGCAACAGGCACTGAATCATTTGGCTGGCCGTCCTGTGATCAAAAATGATCCAGCGAAAGTAGCTGCGGCCAAGCAAGCGGCTGCCAAGCGTGAAAAGGAAGTAGAGTCCGAGTCGCCAGAAAAAAAAAGTCCCCTGAATCAGCAACCCAGCGTTGAGCGGTTCCGAATCACCCCCAAGGGGCTCGAACCGGTAAACCCGTAAACACAGGTTCTTGACGTGGAAGATCAGCAATTACTGCGCTATGCGCGGCATATTCTGCTCGATGAATTCGGGGTAGAAGCGCAGGAGCGGATTCTGGCTTCCCGCATCCTGGTTGTTGGAGCCGGGGGGCTGGGTTCCCCCGTGGTGGCTTATTTGGCTGCTTCGGGTGTGGGCTCCATCATTCTGGTGGACGATGACCAGGTGGAACTGAGCAATCTGCAGCGTCAGATTGCTCACACCACGGATCGCCTGGGCTGGGACAAGGTTGAGTCCGCCAAGCTGCATATCGAGCAGCTCAATCCCGAAGTGAAGGTCACGCCTGTCGTTCAACGTCTGGACGAAGCGGGCTTGATGCATTGGGTTCAGCAAGTGGACCTGGTGCTGGATTGCTGCGACAACTTCGCCACTCGCCATGCCATCAACCGTGCCTGCGTGGCACTGCGTAAACCTTTGGTGTCCGGTGCGGCGATTCGTTTTTCGGGCCAAGTCAGTACCTATGACTTGCGTCAGCCCGAGGCTCCTTGCTACCACTGTCTGTTTCCCGAAGCCGATGATGTCGAAGAACTGCGCTGCGCCACCACAGGCGTTCTGTCGCCTTTGTTGGGCATGGTGGGTAGCGCACAGGCGGTGGAGGCCTTGAAGCTGTTAGGTGGCTTCGGAGAGCCCTTGGTGGGGCGTTTGTTAAGTGTGGATGCTTTCAATATGAATTGGCATACCGTACGTTTCCGCAAAGACCCGGCATGCCCGGTATGCGGTTCAGCGGCCATTGAGCACACTGATCACGCCTGATCTGTTTTTGATCGCTGCTTCACGACTCCAGGCCATGACCATAAAAATGGCCTGGCGTGATATCAAAGCGTCGTCGAAACTGGCGGTGAAAGTAGGACAGATCCGAAAAACCCACTGAATATGCTACTTGCGCCACCGTGCTGGATGGTGTCTGGCGCAGCAGTTGTGCGGCTGCTTCCAGCCGCAGTTGCATCAATTGGGCGGTAAAAGTGGTCCCCTTGGCTTTGAACAGCGCCTGGGTGGTGCGCGGCGCCATGCCAAGGTGTTCGGACAAGGCCGCAATATTCAAGGTGGAATCGCTCAGCCGGTCAGACAGGTAGGCCAGCGCATCTTCGTACCGTGCCGTGCTTGGATCAAGCGGGGCCGAGCGTCTTTCGTTAATGCTCATGACCAGCAAGTCGCGCAGGCAACGCCAGGCCTGATTATGCTGATTTGCCCGCAAACTGTCGGCAGATAGCAAAAAGCCTTGTAGATAGTGCTCCAGCAAGTGCAGGCTGGCGCCAGGGGCCAATGGCTGGGCGACCACATCATTCAAAGGGCCGGTATAGGGCAGCAGCCCATCCAGTGGCAAGCGCAGCGTAGTCATGGTGACCTCGTCCACAAAATCCAGTGTGAAGGGGCTGTTGCCCACATTCAAGCTTAAGCTGCCCGCCGGCAACCACTGTTCGCGCCCGTTCTGAATCAGGCGGCAGTGGCCTTGCTGATGCACATTCAAGAACAACCAGGGCTGGTCCGTTTGCGGCCTGCCCGTGCTGACCCGATAAGGTTGCGCGGTCAGCCGGTTGATCGCCACTTCCCCCAGGCGTTGCGAGCGCAAGGTGCCACGAAAGTTCTGTCCGTAACACTGTGTTTGCACGTGCTGGAAAGACTGCGAAATGGCTTGGGTCCAGAGCTTGGCGCTTTGTCCGGGAGGCAAAGCCTGCGTGTCCCAGTGATAGTTCGTGCTCATGCGGTTTTTTCCGTCTTCTGCGTCATTGTCCAGATTGGGCTGCGCCCCAGTCCACGACACAGAGAGGCAATCGGCTCAAGAATAGTATCTAAGACAGTACTGCATGGTGAGCTATGGCGCACCTCGGTGGCTATCGGGTTTAACCATGAAGGGTGCCCAAAGCGCACCTGGAGACAATACAGGAAAGGAGCAGTCATGACAGAGCAGCTAAAGCAGATCTACCCCTACATCAACGGACAGGCCTGGCAATCAGAAGGTCAGTTGCATAAGGATCTGGTGAATCCTTACACGGGCAAAGCGCTGGCACGTGTTTTCCTTGCGACCAAGCAGGATATTGAAGAAGCGCTGGCCAGTGCAGAACGTGCACAGCGTGTCTGGGGCAAGATGCTGGCCCGTGAACGTGAAGCCATCTTGTGCCGTGCGGCCGACATTGTGGAACGCCGCCGCGACGACATCGTGCGTGTGCTGATTGAGGAGGGCGGTAACGTCTTTGGTAAGGCCATGTTCGAGTGCGATTACATCGTCAGTACCTTCCGTATTGCCGCAGGTCAGACTCGCGATATTCGGGGTGAAACCATGCCTTCGGACCTGCCTGGCCGTATTTCCATGAGCATTCGTCGCCCCTTGGGGGTGGTTGCCGGGATTGGTCCTTTTAATGCACCTCTGTTGCTCAATGGCAAGAAACTGGCTCCTGCACTGGCTGCGGGCAACAGTTTCATTCTGAAGCCTTCGCCGCACACGCCTATGGCTGCGCTGATGTTTGCAGAGATTCTGGAAGAAGCGGGCCTGCCCCCAGGTGTGTTGACTGTGCTGCTGACTACGGACGAAGCCTTGGGTGATACCTTGTTCTCCGATCCGCGCGTCAAGCTGGTGACCTTCACGGGTTCGGCTCGTGTGGGCCGTATCCTGGCAGATCTGGCTGGCCGTCATCAAAAGCGTATTGTGCTGGAGTTGGGCGGTAAAAGCCCGGTGGTGGTGCTGGACGACGCCACGCTGGACTACGCCGTGCGTTCCGCCGCTTTCGGCATTTATTTCAACCAGGGCCAGGTGTGCATGGCGAACTCGCGCATTATTGTGGAGCAGGGCATTTACGATGCGTTCTGCGAAGCCTTTGCCAAGCAGGTTGCCCGCATTCCTACTGGTGATCCCGCTTTGCCGAAAACGGCCGTTGGCCCGTTGATCAGTTCTGAACAGGCCGATTTTGTGCAGGCTCATATTCAGGATGCCGTCTCCAAGGGCGCAACTTTGCTGGCAGGTGGTGGCCGGGAAGGCAATGTGATTCAGCCCACCGCCTTGTGCGATGTCACTCCCGACATGAACCTGTACTACGAAGAGACCTTTGGCCCTGTGGCTGCCATCTACAAGGCTCGTGACTACGAGCATGCCCTGGAAATGGCCAATGACACTTCCTATGGCCTGTCTTCCGCAATTCTGACCAATGATCTGCAAAAGGCCATGGATTTTGCCGAACGCATCGAGGCAGGTTCGGTTCACATCAATGACAATTCCTTTGATGATGATCCGAACGCGCCTTTTGGTGGCTTCAGGGACAGTGGCTACGGTAAGGAAAATGGCCGCTACTCGATTGCGGACATGACGGAACTGAAGTGGGTCACTATCCAGCAAGGGGAGCGCCAACTGGCGTTCTAAGTCACCTCAGAGGCGTGGCCAGTTCTTGACCAGTTGCGCGATGCGGTTGATGCGATGGTCTACATATGGGCTGCGTCCATGATACAGAGCGCTGAACGGGGTGCCCGCGTTATAGATATGGATGGTTTGCATCCCTAGCTGGCGGGCACTTTTCAGATTGCGTAGCGTATCTTCGACCAACACGATGTCACGGGCCTGGGATTTCAGCACGGCCAGCGCCTGCTTCATCAGCGCCTGGGAGGGCTTGGGTCGATAGCGGCCTTGTAGCTGCATATGTTCAATAGCCCACAACCCATCAAAAACGGGCAGTAGATTCAAGGCTTTCAAGACACGCTGTGCGTACTCCAGCGGAGCGTTGGTCAGCAGCAGCTTATAGCCCGGTAGACGACGCAATTGATGGGCCAGACCGGGTTCAGCACTGATCAGAGACGGTACATCAAAGTCGTGAGCGTGTTTCAGGAAAGTGGCCGGATCTGCTCCATGATGACGTTGCAGACCAATCATGGTGGCGCCGTACCGCTTCCAGTATTCCAGACGCAAGCGGTCGGCCTCGTCCATATTCACACCCAGCGTTTGCGCCACGCCGATGCGCATGCGCCCATCAATCGCCTGGAAAATGCCTTTGGAGGCATTGTGCAGGGTGTTATCCAGATCAAACAGCCAGATGGTTTCATCTGGCTGGCAGGCTGACAAAGGCCGCGCCCAGGAATGGGCACGGATAGGAGCGCGCACGGATTAGTGCGAGCTGATCATGGTGCCAACACCACGGTCAGTCAGGATTTCCAGCAACAGGCAGTGGGGGACACGGCCGTCGATGACATGTACGGAGTTGACGCCATTGCGCGCCGCATCCAGGGCCGAAGAGATTTTGGGCAGCATGCCGCCGGAGATCGTGCCATCAGCAAACAGTTCATCAATGGTCTGGGCCGACAGACGGCGCAACAGTTGACCAGCCTTGTCCAGCACACCGGGGGTGTTGGTCAGCATGACCAGTTTTTCAGCGCTAAGCACTTCAGCCATCTTGCCGGCCACCACGTCGGCATTGATGTTGTAGGCTTGGCCGTCCTCGCCGTAACCAATGGATGAGATCACAGGGATGAACTGATCGTCCTGCAATGCTTTGACTACTTCAGGCTGGATGCTTTCAATATCGCCCACAAAGCCAATGTCCAGCAGCTCGCCAGGATGCTCGGCATCAGGCAGCATTTTCTTGGTGACGCGAATCATACCGCCGTCTTTACCGGTCAGACCTACGGCCTTGCCACCGGCTTCATTGATCATCATCACGATGTCTTGCTGTACTTGCCCGCCTAGCACCCACTCCACCACTTCCATGGTTTCTGCATCGGTGACGCGCATGCCTTGAATGAAGGTACCTTCTTTGCCCACCCGCTTGAGAGCGTCATTGATCTGGGGACCGCCACCGTGCACCACAACGGGGTTCAGGCCAACCAGCTTGAGCAAGACGACGTCATGGGCAAAGCTGCGCTGCAACGCTTCTTCTGTCATGGCATTGCCACCGTATTTGATGACAACGGTCTTGCCGTGGAAACGACGAATATAAGGCAGGGCCTCGGACAAAACTTCTGCTTTGACGGTCGAGGAGTAATTCTGCGAATCTGTGGTGCTCATTGATGCGCTCACTTGAAGAAAACCCGGGTCCACTGCTGGTACCCGGGGTTATGTGGCTGGGGGCAGAAACAGGTTTTTAGCTGCTGGCCAGGGCTTTTTCGACGGTGGCAATGAATTCCTGCTTGTCGTAGTTACCCAGGTAGCGCTTGATGATGTGGCCCTGTTTGTCGAGTAAAAAGGCAGTAGGAGTCAGACGGACATCCCCAAAAGCCTTGGCGATTTCGCCCTTGTCGTCATGGACAACCGTGAACGGCAGTTGGCGGGATTGGGTGAAGTTGCGCACGTAATTAATGGGGTCGTGCTTCATGGCCACAGCCACAATATCAAAGCCTTTACTGGACAAGGCATTGAAGTTCTCGATGTTGTCGGGCATTTGCGCCACACAGGTGGTGCAGTCCGTGGCCCAGAATTTCACCAGGACGACTTTGCCCTGCAAGTCTTTGGTTTCAAAGTGCTTGCCATTCAGGTCGGTAAAGGCGACATCGGGAGCGCTGGCCTTGGAGCTGCTACCGGACATGGTCCAGACGCCCAGACCCACGGCGATGGCCACAACAAAGGCAATGATGACTACTTTTTTCATTGGACGGGCATAACTTCTACAGAAGAGGCGGGTGCAGGGGCCGTTTCAGAGGCCTCTGTGCCAGAGCTGGTGCTTGGCTGTGTATTGGTGCTCAAGGGCTGCGCCAGGCTTTCAGCGCTGATGTAATCGAAGAGCTTGGCGACTTTGTTCACGCCAGGCACGCTGGAGGCTGCAATCGCAGCACGCTCACCTTCTTCGCGTGTGACACGGCCCAGCAGGTAGACCACGCCGCGCTCGGTGGTGGTGGAAATCGTGCGACTGGGTACGTCTTTGGCGTTTAGCAAAGCCGTGCTGACGCGGGTGGTGATCCACGAGTCGTTCGAGCGTACGCTCAGCGGGGTTGGTTCGCCGACACGCAGTTCGTTGACCACGCGTGTCACTTTATCGACTTTGGACACCAGACGGGCGGCTTCTTCCTTGTCCGCCTGGGTGGGGACATCACCGGTCAGCAGGGCCACTCCGGCGTAAGACGTTGTGTTGATGCGGCCTTCCTTGTTTTCCAGCAGGCGGCGTGTTTCTGCGCCCGCTTTCATGACAATAGCTTTGTCTTCGACTTGTTCGCCCGTGGTACGGCGGTCGGTAGCGACAACGGCGGTTGTGGCAGCGGCGCCGCCCACTACCAGCAGACCGCAACCGGTCAGGGTGGTGCTGGCCAGTAAGGCGGCCAGAATCAAACGGTGTTTCATAGTGGATCTCCGAGCAGCAGCGCATCAATGCCATCGCACATGGCGTGCAACAGAACAATATGTACTTCCTGAATGCGCATGGTTCGATCGTGCGGTACGCACAGATGGATGTCGGTATCCGAGAGCAACTCAGCGATTTGTCCGCCGCCTTTACCGGTCAAGGCAATAATGACCATATCGCGTTCGCGAGCTGCCTCAATGGCACGGATGACGTTTGGCGAATTGCCGCTGGTTGAGATGGCGACCAGAATATCGCCAGTCTGGCCCAAGGCGCTGACCTGGCGTTCAAAGATACTGTCAAAGCCATAGTCATTACCCACTGCCGTCATGATAGAGGTGTCGGTATTCAAGGCAATGCCAGCCAAGGGCAAACGGTCGCGCTCAAAGCGGCCCACCAGCTCTGCAATAAAGTGCTGGGCATCGGCTGCTGATCCGCCGTTTCCGCAAGCCAGAATCTTGCCGTCGTTGGCCAAGGTGGCAAACAACAGCTCTACAGCGGCGGCCAAAGGTTCGGCCAGTTCGCGTGTGCTGGCTTTGAGAGTATCGACGGAATCGTCGAAATGCGAAGTCATTAAGGCGATAAGGTCCATAGCGCGCATTATCGCACGGAGAATTTCCCTGTGGGGCAGGCAGATCGTGTCATGTTGAAAAAAACGCCACGGTATTGAAACCAGATGCTGTAAGCAGGCCGAATCAGGAGGCTGTAGTTGGTGTTTTTCTGTATGAGACTGTGTGCCTGCTGGAGAGTTTCACCAAGGCCAGGCCGCTGTCCCGTGACTTAGCTTTGCTCAAAGGCA
Protein-coding sequences here:
- the secB gene encoding protein-export chaperone SecB, coding for MADQNTPAAEQEAQQPSFSLQRTYIKDLSIEMPNAPQIFLEQEAPSVEVSINVGGQRLADTVYESTVTATVTTRIGDKVMYLVEATQAGIFEAANIPEEQLEPLLGIVCPTMLYPYLRAAMADAINRTSLPALHLTEVNFQSLYEQRLAQQQGADQADGQPLQA
- a CDS encoding HesA/MoeB/ThiF family protein, translated to MEDQQLLRYARHILLDEFGVEAQERILASRILVVGAGGLGSPVVAYLAASGVGSIILVDDDQVELSNLQRQIAHTTDRLGWDKVESAKLHIEQLNPEVKVTPVVQRLDEAGLMHWVQQVDLVLDCCDNFATRHAINRACVALRKPLVSGAAIRFSGQVSTYDLRQPEAPCYHCLFPEADDVEELRCATTGVLSPLLGMVGSAQAVEALKLLGGFGEPLVGRLLSVDAFNMNWHTVRFRKDPACPVCGSAAIEHTDHA
- a CDS encoding aldehyde dehydrogenase family protein gives rise to the protein MTEQLKQIYPYINGQAWQSEGQLHKDLVNPYTGKALARVFLATKQDIEEALASAERAQRVWGKMLAREREAILCRAADIVERRRDDIVRVLIEEGGNVFGKAMFECDYIVSTFRIAAGQTRDIRGETMPSDLPGRISMSIRRPLGVVAGIGPFNAPLLLNGKKLAPALAAGNSFILKPSPHTPMAALMFAEILEEAGLPPGVLTVLLTTDEALGDTLFSDPRVKLVTFTGSARVGRILADLAGRHQKRIVLELGGKSPVVVLDDATLDYAVRSAAFGIYFNQGQVCMANSRIIVEQGIYDAFCEAFAKQVARIPTGDPALPKTAVGPLISSEQADFVQAHIQDAVSKGATLLAGGGREGNVIQPTALCDVTPDMNLYYEETFGPVAAIYKARDYEHALEMANDTSYGLSSAILTNDLQKAMDFAERIEAGSVHINDNSFDDDPNAPFGGFRDSGYGKENGRYSIADMTELKWVTIQQGERQLAF
- a CDS encoding AraC family transcriptional regulator translates to MSTNYHWDTQALPPGQSAKLWTQAISQSFQHVQTQCYGQNFRGTLRSQRLGEVAINRLTAQPYRVSTGRPQTDQPWLFLNVHQQGHCRLIQNGREQWLPAGSLSLNVGNSPFTLDFVDEVTMTTLRLPLDGLLPYTGPLNDVVAQPLAPGASLHLLEHYLQGFLLSADSLRANQHNQAWRCLRDLLVMSINERRSAPLDPSTARYEDALAYLSDRLSDSTLNIAALSEHLGMAPRTTQALFKAKGTTFTAQLMQLRLEAAAQLLRQTPSSTVAQVAYSVGFSDLSYFHRQFRRRFDITPGHFYGHGLES
- a CDS encoding S41 family peptidase, which encodes MSTRRIGSIGLVAAGAVGGILISLGITAVAQRGEPLPLRELQQFANVFAAIKNTYVEPLTDQTLVNNAIKGLFTDLDPHSAYLDADAFKEMEAMTQGGFGGLGIEIGSEDGMPKVISPIEDTPAARAGILAGDIITHINGKPTKDLSLNDAVKQMRGEPKTSIKLTIRRAGRDKPLEFNLVRDVIKVRSVRSKMLADDVAYVRIAQFQERTAADLIKQLSEVHKGPGAPKGLVIDLRNDPGGLLESAIGVSSAFLDSGDLVVSTKGRIPSSNREYYVKSMQSVLGELDTDADVLKKLDWLKNVPIVVLVNVGSASASEIVAGALQDHKRATIIGNRTFGKGSVQSVVPLSEESGLKLTTALYYTPNGTSIQVTGVQPDVVVDDTAQGNLFRLPREVDLKRHLLNSKVDESAEADQPDLGMSPEFKMFEFGGDDDFQLQQALNHLAGRPVIKNDPAKVAAAKQAAAKREKEVESESPEKKSPLNQQPSVERFRITPKGLEPVNP
- the gpmA gene encoding 2,3-diphosphoglycerate-dependent phosphoglycerate mutase; this translates as MYKLVLMRHGESQWNLENRFTGWTDVDLTETGRQQAKQAGELLKENGFEFDLAFASVLKRAIRTLWIALDSMDAMHTPVGLSWRLNERHYGALQGLNKAETAQKYGEDQVLVWRRAYAIAPDPVAEDDPRNPRFDARYARVPADQLPRTECLQDTVARVVPFWEESIAPAIRSGRRVLVTAHGNSLRALIKHLDGISDEDIVHLNIPTGQPLVYELDENLRPIRHYYLGDQEAIAAQMQAVANQGKAQ
- a CDS encoding rhodanese-like domain-containing protein; amino-acid sequence: MVNQKDAILIDLRSADQFKAGAIAQSRNIPAADLDAKAGTLPKDKPVILVCDTGRSAPRSVAVLRKHGITEAYTLQGGIQGWLQSSLPVKKS
- the grxC gene encoding glutaredoxin 3, yielding MAKVTMYSTMVCPYCVRAEMLLKQRGVTEINKIMIDREPEQRALMMERTGRRTVPQIYIGDTHVGGYDDLAALDREGGLLPLLAA
- a CDS encoding murein hydrolase activator EnvC family protein, which translates into the protein MWRYSVCLLLAAWALPALAADPDLAARQAQAQKQQAELRQKIESLRKSIDTRESSRRDAANALRESEQAISDIDRTLAQIEQRQEQLHQQLGTLGKQISEQQVIKEQRQQELAEQLRAQYANGVSPWSALLSGDDPNAINRELHYLGYVSRQQTEQVHKVRRTVERLDRLQTQVAAREKEQEKLATEAAAQKVALEEQKEKRAKVVADISAELERQRGQAANLQSNDKRLGDLISGLETEIARQAELARRAEEQRRREAARRAEQARKAELARQQELQRKAQQEQADREQARLERERELLERARATQPPLPAALPRSKPEPAEPQQPEPVIPRPPLTYTPPTANERLWSDSLDASSEPSEPISKPVAPKVREVQVVEEPAEQVSAPALEPEGGFQGLKRGLPYPVRGEMQGKFGAERPDGGVWRGVVLRAQAGTTVRAVAPGRVVFANWMTGFGNLLIIDHGRDYLSVYAYNQSTLKQVGDIVGRGEPVARVGATGGQVEPGLYFELRHQGKPINPQVWLGS